A part of Senegalia massiliensis genomic DNA contains:
- the dusB gene encoding tRNA dihydrouridine synthase DusB — protein MKIGNIDIKNNVALAPMAGVTDLSFRLLCKEQNVGLIYTEMVSAKGLYYGDKKTEELMKIKQEERPVSLQIFGSDPNIMAKVVKEKLNYKDDFDILDINMGCPTPKIVKNGDGSALMKNPKLIGKIVSEVVKASNKPVTVKIRKGWDHNKINAVEVAKIIEDSGASLLAIHGRTREEFYSGKADWGIIKNVKEAIEIPVLGNGDIFSPLDAKEMLEYTNCDGVMIGRGARGNPWIFNRTLKLLSEGILPSEPTNREKINMCIKHLELLVHYKGEQIAVKDIRKHIGWYTKGMHNSSAIRGQSNKFNNKEKIIYLLNEYIDSIE, from the coding sequence TTGAAGATAGGAAATATAGATATTAAAAATAATGTTGCACTTGCTCCTATGGCAGGAGTTACTGATTTGTCTTTTCGTTTATTATGTAAAGAGCAGAATGTAGGGCTTATATATACTGAAATGGTAAGTGCTAAAGGTTTATATTATGGTGATAAAAAAACAGAAGAACTTATGAAAATAAAGCAAGAAGAAAGACCAGTATCTCTTCAAATATTTGGTTCAGATCCAAATATAATGGCAAAAGTAGTAAAAGAAAAATTAAATTATAAAGATGATTTTGATATATTAGATATAAATATGGGTTGTCCTACACCTAAAATCGTAAAAAATGGTGATGGCAGTGCATTAATGAAAAACCCCAAACTTATAGGAAAAATAGTTTCAGAAGTTGTAAAGGCGTCAAATAAACCTGTTACTGTAAAAATAAGAAAGGGTTGGGATCATAATAAGATAAATGCAGTAGAAGTTGCTAAAATTATAGAAGATAGTGGTGCAAGTTTACTTGCTATACATGGACGAACAAGAGAAGAATTTTATTCGGGAAAAGCTGATTGGGGTATTATAAAAAATGTAAAGGAAGCTATAGAAATACCTGTACTAGGTAATGGCGATATATTTTCTCCATTGGATGCAAAAGAAATGTTAGAATATACAAATTGTGATGGAGTTATGATAGGAAGAGGTGCAAGGGGAAATCCGTGGATATTTAATAGAACATTAAAATTATTAAGTGAAGGAATATTACCATCAGAGCCTACTAATAGAGAAAAGATAAATATGTGTATAAAACACTTAGAGTTATTAGTACATTACAAAGGTGAACAAATTGCAGTGAAAGATATAAGAAAGCATATAGGTTGGTATACAAAAGGGATGCATAATTCTTCAGCTATACGTGGTCAATCAAATAAATTCAATAACAAAGAAAAAATAATTTATCTATTAAACGAATATATAGATTCCATAGAATAG